The proteins below come from a single Thalassotalea ponticola genomic window:
- a CDS encoding acetyl/propionyl/methylcrotonyl-CoA carboxylase subunit alpha, with translation MFTKILIANRGEIACRVIRTAKQMGILTVAVYSDADRDSLHVEMADEAVYIGPSPSRESYLQGQKVIDAALRTGAQAIHPGYGFLSENSEFCRLCQDHNITFIGPPVGAIEAMGCKSAAKTIMQQANVPLVPGYHGEDQSEAVLKAAADQMGYPVLLKATAGGGGKGMRQVWSEAEFNSELAAAKREAMSSFGDQQMLVEKYLTQPRHVEIQVFCDGRGNAVYLFERDCSVQRRHQKVIEEAPAPGISDTLRRQMGQAAIQAAQAIGYQGAGTVEFLLDVDDSFYFMEMNTRLQVEHPVTEKITQQDLVEWQLRVAAGEALPCTQQQLSIHGHAFEARIYAEDADNDFLPATGKVAFLSTPSETEYVRIDSGIRQGDEISVYYDPMVAKLIVWDEDRDKALQRLQKALMEYRIQGVTTNINFLHNLATSQPFIDAELDTSFIDKHRDIVFASQDQTPIDNLPIAALCVQLQQERERAVYANSRDVHSPWNAHNNWRLNGAAINRFELEYQDCIYPVSIERNDSNESTQYTISVAEVTVTARGWLQGDCLTASIDGHNRRFQVSKHQQRISLFGEFGAIDVKLSDEHHVGEEEQTAGDFSAPMNGTMVTVLAKPGEQVVKDQPLLVMEAMKMEHTIKAPYPGVVNEFYFAPGDLVDGGAQLLSFSALEQ, from the coding sequence ATGTTTACAAAAATTTTAATTGCTAACCGAGGTGAAATCGCCTGTCGCGTTATTCGTACAGCAAAACAAATGGGTATTTTAACGGTTGCTGTTTATTCTGATGCCGATCGTGATAGCCTGCACGTAGAAATGGCGGATGAAGCGGTGTATATCGGCCCTTCACCATCAAGAGAATCCTATTTACAAGGGCAAAAGGTTATCGACGCAGCCCTGCGAACTGGCGCCCAAGCCATTCATCCTGGCTATGGTTTTTTATCGGAAAACAGTGAATTTTGTCGCCTGTGCCAAGACCACAATATTACCTTTATCGGTCCCCCGGTAGGCGCTATCGAAGCCATGGGCTGTAAGTCGGCGGCAAAAACCATAATGCAACAAGCCAATGTGCCTTTAGTGCCAGGTTATCACGGCGAAGATCAAAGCGAAGCCGTGTTAAAAGCCGCTGCCGATCAGATGGGCTACCCGGTGTTATTAAAAGCAACCGCTGGTGGTGGTGGCAAAGGAATGCGCCAAGTTTGGTCTGAAGCTGAATTTAATAGTGAACTCGCTGCCGCCAAACGCGAAGCGATGTCTTCGTTTGGCGATCAACAAATGCTGGTTGAAAAATATTTGACCCAGCCTCGTCATGTCGAAATTCAAGTGTTTTGCGATGGCCGTGGCAACGCGGTGTATTTATTTGAACGAGACTGTTCTGTACAACGTCGTCACCAAAAAGTCATCGAAGAAGCACCAGCACCAGGGATCAGCGACACTTTGCGCCGACAAATGGGCCAAGCGGCAATTCAAGCGGCTCAAGCCATTGGTTATCAGGGTGCTGGCACGGTAGAGTTCTTGTTAGACGTTGATGATTCGTTTTACTTTATGGAAATGAATACGCGACTACAGGTTGAGCACCCAGTCACCGAGAAAATCACTCAACAGGACTTGGTTGAATGGCAACTGCGTGTTGCCGCCGGCGAAGCGTTGCCTTGCACCCAACAACAATTATCGATTCACGGTCACGCCTTTGAAGCGCGTATCTATGCCGAAGATGCCGATAATGACTTTCTTCCGGCGACAGGCAAAGTGGCCTTTTTATCCACGCCGAGTGAAACCGAGTATGTCCGTATCGACTCGGGTATTCGCCAAGGAGACGAGATCAGTGTGTACTACGACCCTATGGTGGCGAAGCTTATTGTCTGGGACGAAGACCGAGACAAAGCGCTACAACGACTGCAAAAAGCATTGATGGAATATCGAATCCAAGGGGTAACCACGAACATCAACTTTTTACATAATTTGGCCACCAGTCAGCCGTTTATCGATGCCGAACTCGACACCAGTTTTATCGACAAGCATCGCGACATAGTGTTTGCAAGTCAAGATCAAACGCCAATCGACAACTTGCCTATTGCGGCATTGTGTGTGCAGTTACAACAGGAACGAGAACGCGCTGTTTATGCCAATTCACGAGATGTTCATTCACCGTGGAACGCGCACAACAATTGGCGTTTAAATGGGGCGGCCATCAATCGCTTTGAACTTGAATATCAGGACTGTATTTATCCTGTCAGTATCGAGCGCAATGACAGCAACGAGTCGACGCAATACACCATATCGGTTGCTGAGGTCACGGTAACTGCGCGAGGTTGGTTGCAAGGCGACTGTTTAACGGCGAGTATTGATGGTCACAACCGTCGCTTTCAAGTCAGCAAACACCAACAGCGAATAAGCCTTTTTGGCGAATTCGGTGCCATCGACGTTAAACTGAGCGACGAGCACCACGTTGGCGAGGAAGAGCAAACAGCGGGGGACTTCTCGGCACCGATGAATGGTACCATGGTTACTGTACTGGCCAAGCCCGGTGAACAAGTAGTCAAAGATCAACCATTATTGGTCATGGAAGCGATGAAAATGGAACACACCATCAAAGCACCGTACCCTGGGGTTGTAAATGAATTTTATTTTGCTCCTGGCGATCTGGTTGATGGCGGTGCCCAGCTATTGTCATTTAGCGCATTAGAGCAGTAA
- a CDS encoding enoyl-CoA hydratase/isomerase family protein, translating into MTQILNEIAASQHFVDLSIDERGVAHITLNNPQKHNAFDDSVIARLTSIFDCIEQCDDIRVVVLAANGKSFSAGADLMWMKRMASYSRDENLADANALATMLQRLNFLNKPTIAKVQGAAFGGAVGLVACCDVVLASSHAKFCLSEVKLGLIPATISPYVIQAMGVKAARRYFQTAERFDANKAQQLGLVDDVLAPQQLDEMTDNIVTALLANSPKAVAQAKQLVFDVAYQTIDKALMSTTSERIANIRVSPEGQEGLAAFFEKRQPSWINSKQ; encoded by the coding sequence ATGACTCAGATATTAAACGAGATTGCTGCTAGCCAACACTTTGTCGACCTATCCATCGACGAGCGCGGGGTGGCACATATCACCTTAAACAATCCACAAAAACACAATGCCTTTGACGATAGCGTTATTGCTAGATTAACTAGCATTTTCGACTGTATTGAACAATGCGATGACATACGCGTCGTAGTGTTAGCAGCGAATGGCAAGAGCTTCAGCGCTGGTGCCGATTTGATGTGGATGAAACGCATGGCATCTTACAGTCGAGATGAAAACCTCGCCGACGCCAATGCCTTGGCCACCATGCTACAACGCCTCAACTTTTTGAACAAACCAACGATTGCCAAGGTGCAAGGAGCCGCATTTGGTGGTGCAGTGGGGTTGGTCGCCTGTTGTGACGTAGTACTAGCGAGCTCACACGCCAAATTTTGCCTGTCAGAAGTTAAGTTGGGATTAATTCCTGCGACGATCAGCCCTTATGTCATTCAAGCCATGGGCGTTAAGGCAGCGCGCCGCTACTTTCAAACCGCAGAGCGCTTTGATGCCAATAAAGCTCAGCAATTGGGTTTAGTTGATGACGTCTTAGCACCACAACAACTCGATGAAATGACCGACAATATCGTCACAGCGCTACTCGCTAACAGCCCAAAAGCCGTTGCACAAGCCAAGCAATTGGTATTCGATGTGGCCTATCAAACCATTGATAAAGCGCTGATGTCGACAACGAGCGAACGCATCGCCAATATTCGCGTCAGTCCCGAAGGACAAGAAGGTTTGGCTGCTTTTTTTGAGAAGCGCCAACCGAGCTGGATAAACAGCAAACAATAA